A window of the Lolium perenne isolate Kyuss_39 chromosome 7, Kyuss_2.0, whole genome shotgun sequence genome harbors these coding sequences:
- the LOC127313869 gene encoding uncharacterized protein has product MPATPEYERNRLARIEKRKVEEAGHLANIRNIASQLNKWSDEENKKICVKNKENREAVKHHQTTGSRSHPSHFHQLKKDKYNNEDPSPIEFFEEINTNRKTGCMSASALEAYNNMEKRRSETQQEDEHLVYGTHIVAKVLKEHNSSSTFLSTMGYQSRSETFRTSDSEERIRELEEKVEQHKREATEANIMYRQHLTERGQMQEAALEEMQRKQQEELAAMKKSQEEKNKTYEKSKKNMTVLLASSYRNMQRRIRHHT; this is encoded by the exons ATGCCCGCAACTCCGGAGTATGAGAGAAACAGGTTGGCAAGGATTGAGAAGCGCAAGGTTGAGGAGGCAGGGCATCTTGCAAACATACGAAACATAGCTAGTCAACTGAACAAATGGTCAGATGAAGAAAACAAG AAAATCTGTGTGAAGAACAAGGAGAACCGAGAAGCTGTCAAGCATCACCAAACTACAGGCTCTAGGTCTCATCCTTCTCATTTCCATCAACTT AAAAAAGACAAGTACAACAATGAGGACCCTAGTCCCATTGAGTTTTTTGAAGAGATCAATACCAATAGAAAGACGGGATGCATGAGCGCCTCTGCCCTTGAAGCTTAT AATAACATGGAAAAGAGAAGGAGTGAAACACAACAAGAAGATGAGCACCTGGTGTATGGTACACATATTGTGGCTAAAGTTCTAAAGGAGCACAACTCCTCAAGCACCTTCCTTTCAACCATGGGGTACCAATCAAGATCTGAAACGTTTAGGACATCAGATTCTGAAGAACGTATTCGAGAGTTAGAAGAAAAGGTTGAACAACATAAGAGAGAAGCAACAGAGGCAAATATAATGTACCGACAACATTTAACCGAGAGAGGTCAAATGCAAGAGGCTGCACTAGAAGAGATGCAAAGGAAACAACAAGAAGAATTAGCGGCAATGAAGAAGAGCCAAGAAGAAAAGAATAAAACATATGAAAAAAGCAAGAAGAACATGACAGTCTTATTAGCTTCCTCTTACAGAAACATGCAACGCAGAATTAGACACCATACTTGA